In one Mauremys mutica isolate MM-2020 ecotype Southern chromosome 3, ASM2049712v1, whole genome shotgun sequence genomic region, the following are encoded:
- the LOC123366669 gene encoding serine protease 27-like codes for MMGRQGSPLAVLLLVLPLLEGAEQNPGPPGFSRIMGGQDAKKGKWPWQVSVQEDGAHICGGSLISAQWVVSAAHCFNPSLPNAVYSMKLGEYQLSNPSTQSSSRVSRIVRHPDYKENTLVADIALVQLTEPVTFTDTIRPVSLPGSSTQFPAGEKCWVTGWGNTGSGCKGTLPPPQTLQEVQVPLVDVSTCRAHYGECSHLIKDDMLCAGSVGVSRDSCPGDSGGPLVCGSNFLLVGIVSGGNDYITCQVPVPGLYVRVSAYANWIQEVTDGASPSAFSPAVLLLAGLLLTTL; via the exons ATGATGGGGCGTCAGGGTTCCCCACTGGCCGTGTTGCTGCTGGTGCTGCCCCTGCTGGAGG GTGCGGAGCAGAACCCGGGTCCCCCAG GGTTCAGCCGTATCATGGGAGGGCAGGATGCCAAGAAGGGTAAGTGGCCCTGGCAGGTCAGTGTGCAAGAAGATGGAGCCCACATCTGTGGAGGATCCCTCATCTCAGCCCAGTGGGTGGTATCAGCCGCTCACTGCTTCAATCC ctctctCCCCAACGCTGTATATAGCATGAAGCTGGGGGAGTACCAGCTCTCCAATCCCTCCACCCAGAGCTCATCCCGTGTGAGTCGCATCGTCAGGCACCCCGACTACAAGGAGAACACGTTAGTCGCCGACATCGCCCTGGTGCAGCTGACGGAACCTGTCACCTTCACGGACACCATCCGCCCCGTCTCCCTGCCGGGCTCCTCCACCCAGTTCCCAGCCGGGGAAAAGTGCTGGGTCACGGGCTGGGGCAACACGGGGTCGGGGTGTAAAG GTACGCTTCCACCGCCCCAGACACTTCAGGAGGTGCAGGTTCCTCTCGTCGATGTGTCGACCTGCAGAGCACACTATGGGGAATGCAGTCATTTGATCAAAGATGACATGCTGTGCGCTGGGTCTGTAGGAGTCAGTCGTGATAGCTGCCCG gGTGACTCCGGGGGGCCTCTGGTCTGTGGAAGCAACTTCCTCTTGGTTGGGATCGTCAGCGGGGGAAACGACTACATAACCTGTCAAGTCCCCGTCCCAGGGCTGTACGTCCGGGTCTCAGCCTATGCCAATTGGATCCAGGAAGTCACTGATGGTGCCAGCCCCTCGGCCTTCTCTCCTGCTGTACTGCTGCTTGCTGGGCTCCTCCTGACAACCCTGTGA